In one Diabrotica virgifera virgifera chromosome 7, PGI_DIABVI_V3a genomic region, the following are encoded:
- the LOC126888599 gene encoding uncharacterized protein LOC126888599 — MNYILQFVLRVLPFKLFFIKRYVDDILLCLPANELDNLLLYFNSFNQHIQFTLEKEDTLCSVPFLDTRVIRKNNILLVDWYRKPLSSGRYLNYSSYHKHAMKINLIKAMKNRVLKISDVSFHSKNLKILLHLFLENGYPETLLRKLLFNTSNIQPTIINNNVDADNSQTIDIPNTNVAYMTLPYTSEIAPKLTRLFKPFENIKLAFRTALTVNRVFSNVKEKTPVLSKTDTVYSLPCLNCNKIYIGQTSRRLKDRITSHRSDCRLYPDRSALGEHSFNNDHRIDYNNVRVLDRESHAAKRLFLEMVHINKNPNSMNHRTDIGHLNEMFSYLLYLDNRESSPNSHSRDSELSSTL, encoded by the coding sequence ATGAATTACATTTTGCAATTCGTGTTGAGGGTGTTACCCTTTAAATTATTCTTCATCAAAAGATATGTAGATGATATTCTGCTATGCTTGCCCGCTAATGAACTGgataatttgttattatatttcaACAGCTTTAACCAGCATATACAATTTACCCTTGAAAAAGAGGACACGCTGTGTTCTGTACCTTTTTTGGACACCAGAGTCATACGTAAAAATAACATCTTACTGGTGGATTGGTATCGTAAACCACTTAGCTCGGGCAGATATCTGAACTATAGTTCGTACCATAAACATGCTATGAAAATCAatttaataaaagcaatgaaaaaCCGCGTTTTAAAAATCAGCGACGTTTCTTTccactcaaaaaatttaaaaatattgcttCACCTTTTTTTGGAAAACGGTTATCCTGAGACTTTGTTAAGGAAATTACTATTTAATACAAGTAACATTCAACCAacaattatcaataacaatgttgaTGCAGACAACTCACAAACCATCGACATTCCCAATACTAACGTGGCTTACATGACGCTGCCATATACCAGTGAGATTGCACCGAAGTTGACTCGACTGTTTAAGCCGTTTGAAAACATCAAACTTGCGTTTAGGACTGCCCTCACAGTCAATAGGGTTTTCTCGAACGTCAAGGAAAAGACACCAGTGCTTTCTAAAACTGATACGGTCTACAGCCTTCCTTGtttaaattgcaataaaatatacATCGGACAAACATCAAGAAgactaaaagacagaataacGTCACATAGGTCAGACTGTAGATTGTACCCGGATAGAAGTGCACTGGGCGAACATTCTTTCAATAATGACCACCGAATTGATTATAACAACGTGAGGGTATTGGACCGTGAGTCACATGCGGCTAAGAGGCTATTTTTGGAAATGGTCCACATAAACAAAAATCCAAATTCGATGAACCATCGTACTGATATAGGCCACCTCAATGAAATGTTTTCCTACTTACTCTATTTAGATAATCGTGAGTCATCTCCTAACTCCCATTCTAGAGACTCTGAACTGTCATCAACATTATAA